In the Corynebacterium gerontici genome, one interval contains:
- a CDS encoding choice-of-anchor M domain-containing protein, which translates to MKRLFSAVTPRWLLALGAFCLAVALAIPGPGMNVMALVGASQKETHRPGSGEVHTTLPQDQRWYANGEATDQLHPCAGRDLLYHAHVDAGYVTRNDSGELDIMAVNGSKVIEQSSACMRLGPDSHNGVEVSRFVVPDDPALRFLGAPGTILWRAPFENYGSQWLPIWAGLGAFDPAHEWKVPEDFLANSIDLELVGFEGPGEMNIYNYLPQWDRANRIISSKNLRTTSLGVGGHGHMNWTFSQPGLYTLTWQAQGRHFDGSVERSKPVTQYWLVGEDGQVGLLPGTSRGLGNYGKRAETLRSEMGLHEPSGDTNEIPLAESAPGIEPGELKDLVEREYKRTSQKPLASGEVVMHVGYTEQGLFGDPEASVTTKVGNESVSNTVVIEVPDSSARCIAADDPVLGNIASAAGARLVWRTGGIAAPSIAFDTSSLDPEKLSPQQVIVEPGMSVPRGGVFALGVGDDASFTPIATNADSTSKPLQLLGTARHPVQYLMTTPGVYREDGTVRVFDKKEPRYDFYSPVFLVGNQVINEWRKRAGIPERLEESKPDCSKLETLRGTPAFPAPEEPEAPTDEQPQPPTEQPPTEEPTTEEPPTAEQPEQLHPIRQGHLDMALAQLDGKPVAYLKDDSNPAKPVRRESGTFSILVPERAWHEEVNLDLPDFKQGAYVLPEVQDRRLPWPGVSNEAFDFANVHPDEPYTYFGISRVLNAPEDGRMVVSATVDMQTQIQLDSADTSKSIGLPAHTHAHKAFWFNKPGTYQVEFVYFWRSASGEQQSIPLEVTFEVGDRAVGEIPADKPTSVAPSLPPQPNVPAKPVVPKRTVDAQRPAVPSQRPAAPQPAPIEPAPSPSSVKVQPQGPAGPAPQSPPSPQPAPPAPKPAPAAPPRSPAKAQRPVAPAPQSPAPQIRAATPNVPLAQGPSTRRTAEDKGMELWRGVLFGVGGFSLLLALAVFAHALGKRSVQGED; encoded by the coding sequence ATGAAACGTTTATTCAGCGCAGTCACTCCTCGATGGCTCCTCGCGCTCGGCGCTTTTTGTCTGGCCGTCGCACTAGCTATCCCTGGGCCGGGAATGAACGTCATGGCCTTGGTAGGAGCATCGCAAAAAGAAACACACCGCCCGGGCAGTGGGGAAGTGCACACAACATTGCCCCAAGATCAGCGTTGGTATGCCAATGGGGAAGCTACTGACCAGCTACACCCCTGCGCGGGACGTGACCTTCTCTACCACGCCCATGTTGATGCGGGATATGTGACGCGAAACGACAGTGGCGAACTCGACATCATGGCGGTGAACGGCTCAAAAGTGATCGAGCAGTCCAGTGCCTGCATGCGTTTGGGGCCCGATAGTCACAATGGCGTGGAAGTGTCACGCTTTGTGGTTCCAGATGATCCAGCACTGCGTTTCCTTGGCGCGCCGGGCACAATACTCTGGAGGGCACCATTTGAAAATTACGGTTCGCAGTGGCTTCCAATTTGGGCTGGTCTGGGTGCCTTTGATCCAGCGCATGAGTGGAAGGTGCCCGAAGACTTCTTGGCAAATTCAATCGATCTCGAACTCGTAGGATTCGAAGGCCCCGGGGAGATGAATATCTACAATTATCTTCCCCAATGGGATCGCGCGAACAGAATCATTTCTTCGAAGAATCTCCGCACCACCTCGTTGGGGGTTGGTGGCCACGGACATATGAATTGGACGTTTTCCCAGCCGGGCCTGTACACCCTGACGTGGCAAGCGCAAGGGCGGCATTTCGACGGCTCCGTCGAACGCTCGAAGCCAGTGACGCAATACTGGTTGGTGGGCGAAGACGGCCAGGTTGGGCTGTTGCCGGGCACGTCTCGAGGTCTAGGTAATTACGGCAAACGTGCAGAAACGCTCCGCAGCGAAATGGGTCTCCATGAGCCCAGCGGAGACACGAACGAAATTCCACTCGCAGAGAGCGCACCGGGCATCGAACCCGGTGAACTCAAAGATCTGGTGGAACGAGAATATAAGCGCACTTCGCAAAAGCCATTAGCTTCGGGCGAGGTAGTGATGCATGTTGGCTATACCGAACAGGGTCTCTTTGGCGATCCCGAAGCCAGCGTGACAACCAAGGTGGGGAATGAAAGTGTCTCGAACACTGTGGTCATTGAGGTCCCGGATTCGAGTGCTCGCTGTATCGCTGCGGACGATCCAGTGCTCGGCAATATTGCATCGGCGGCTGGGGCCAGATTGGTTTGGCGCACCGGAGGTATTGCTGCCCCTTCAATTGCTTTCGATACTTCCTCACTCGACCCAGAAAAGCTAAGCCCTCAGCAAGTCATTGTTGAACCTGGAATGAGCGTGCCACGCGGCGGCGTCTTTGCTCTTGGCGTTGGCGATGATGCCTCCTTTACACCTATTGCAACGAATGCTGACTCAACATCTAAGCCTTTGCAGTTGCTGGGCACAGCTCGCCATCCGGTGCAATATCTGATGACAACTCCGGGGGTATATCGAGAAGACGGTACCGTTCGCGTTTTTGATAAGAAGGAACCTCGCTATGACTTTTACAGCCCAGTCTTCCTGGTAGGTAACCAAGTCATTAACGAGTGGCGCAAACGTGCCGGCATTCCAGAGCGCCTGGAGGAATCCAAACCGGACTGCTCCAAGCTTGAAACGCTCCGTGGCACGCCAGCATTTCCCGCGCCGGAAGAGCCAGAAGCCCCGACTGATGAGCAGCCGCAACCCCCGACTGAGCAACCCCCGACTGAGGAACCCACGACTGAGGAACCTCCGACTGCGGAACAACCAGAGCAGCTGCATCCGATTCGCCAGGGGCATTTGGATATGGCACTTGCCCAACTGGATGGAAAGCCGGTCGCGTATTTGAAAGATGATTCAAACCCGGCGAAGCCGGTTCGACGTGAATCTGGCACATTTTCGATCCTGGTTCCAGAACGTGCCTGGCATGAAGAAGTAAACCTCGACCTTCCCGATTTCAAACAAGGTGCGTATGTTCTCCCGGAGGTTCAAGATAGACGTTTGCCTTGGCCAGGTGTCTCGAATGAAGCATTTGATTTCGCAAACGTCCATCCCGATGAGCCGTACACCTATTTTGGTATTAGTCGAGTGTTAAACGCCCCTGAAGATGGTCGGATGGTTGTGAGCGCAACAGTGGACATGCAGACGCAGATCCAGTTGGATTCCGCTGATACTTCGAAATCAATCGGGCTTCCAGCTCATACACACGCGCACAAGGCATTTTGGTTCAATAAACCGGGCACGTATCAAGTGGAATTTGTGTATTTCTGGCGAAGCGCCTCGGGTGAACAGCAATCAATCCCCTTGGAAGTCACGTTTGAGGTAGGAGATCGCGCAGTCGGAGAAATTCCCGCAGACAAGCCGACGTCGGTCGCGCCTTCATTGCCGCCTCAGCCGAATGTGCCTGCGAAACCTGTTGTGCCAAAAAGGACAGTGGATGCACAGCGCCCAGCAGTACCATCACAGCGCCCAGCAGCACCTCAACCTGCTCCAATAGAACCTGCACCATCTCCCAGTTCGGTCAAAGTTCAGCCTCAGGGCCCGGCCGGTCCAGCTCCCCAAAGCCCGCCATCTCCTCAACCTGCTCCACCAGCGCCCAAACCTGCTCCAGCAGCGCCACCCCGGAGTCCGGCCAAGGCTCAGCGCCCAGTAGCCCCCGCACCTCAAAGCCCGGCACCCCAGATTCGCGCGGCGACGCCTAACGTCCCGCTCGCCCAGGGGCCGAGCACTCGTCGAACCGCGGAGGACAAGGGGATGGAGCTGTGGCGCGGTGTGCTATTCGGCGTGGGTGGTTTTAGTTTGCTGCTTGCGTTAGCGGTGTTTGCTCATGCTTTGGGCAAGCGTTCGGTGCAGGGCGAAGATTAG
- a CDS encoding phosphoribosyltransferase — translation MAYHADSSDLENKEVLTWEGFGKANRELAQSIVDSGFEPDIIIAVARGGLVPAGALSYSMGVKLSDAINVEFYTDVHETLPDPVLLEPLLDTNSIANKKLLVVDDVADSGRTLDLVLKLLQSHGAEVRSAVIYGKSRSVVSPDYVWKHTDEWIVFPWSDQPPVERSQ, via the coding sequence ATGGCTTACCACGCAGATTCTTCAGATCTCGAAAATAAGGAAGTGCTCACCTGGGAAGGCTTCGGCAAGGCCAACCGTGAGCTTGCCCAAAGCATTGTCGATTCGGGGTTCGAGCCCGACATCATCATCGCCGTCGCGCGCGGTGGCTTGGTACCCGCCGGTGCCCTCTCTTACTCCATGGGTGTGAAGCTTTCCGACGCCATCAACGTGGAATTTTATACCGACGTGCATGAAACATTGCCCGACCCAGTCCTGCTTGAACCCCTGCTGGACACCAACTCGATCGCCAACAAGAAGCTGCTCGTGGTCGACGACGTTGCAGACTCAGGGCGCACCCTTGATCTAGTGCTCAAGCTCTTGCAATCCCATGGCGCAGAAGTGCGCTCCGCGGTGATCTATGGCAAGAGCCGTTCGGTAGTCAGCCCCGATTATGTGTGGAAGCACACCGATGAATGGATCGTCTTCCCGTGGTCTGATCAGCCGCCGGTAGAACGTTCGCAGTAG
- a CDS encoding ABC transporter ATP-binding protein: MNEPHIAPIAEDVTAPAVALRGLSKNFGKQIAVRNLSLDIPRGSFFGIVGPNGAGKTTALTMATGLLRPGAGNAWIDGHKVWEGEGYLAKQSYGLLADSMPVFDRLSGTEYLQFLGALRGMDLETVKSRSESLLNALDLQDAGSKFIADYSAGMTKKILLAGAMLHRPEVLILDEPLEAVDPVSARTIRQMLQAYVQAGRTVVMSSHVMEVIEGLCSHVAIIADGSVRASGTLNEVRMQGSLSDTFIELVGARDIDESSLGWLR, translated from the coding sequence ATGAATGAGCCACACATTGCACCAATAGCCGAGGACGTCACAGCCCCAGCCGTTGCGCTGCGAGGCTTGAGTAAGAACTTCGGCAAGCAGATTGCAGTGCGCAATCTGAGCCTCGACATACCCCGCGGTAGCTTCTTCGGCATTGTTGGACCGAACGGTGCAGGCAAAACCACGGCCCTGACCATGGCCACCGGGCTGCTGCGGCCAGGCGCCGGCAATGCCTGGATCGACGGGCACAAGGTGTGGGAGGGCGAAGGTTACCTCGCCAAACAATCCTATGGCCTACTGGCGGACTCCATGCCCGTATTCGACCGGCTCAGCGGCACCGAATATTTACAATTTTTGGGCGCCCTGCGCGGGATGGATCTGGAGACGGTCAAAAGCCGCAGCGAATCCCTGCTCAATGCGCTGGATCTGCAAGATGCAGGAAGCAAGTTCATCGCCGATTATTCCGCGGGCATGACCAAGAAGATCCTTTTGGCTGGCGCCATGTTGCACCGGCCCGAAGTGCTGATACTGGATGAGCCGCTTGAGGCCGTGGATCCCGTCTCTGCTCGCACGATCCGCCAAATGCTGCAGGCCTACGTGCAGGCCGGGCGCACCGTGGTGATGAGCTCACACGTCATGGAAGTGATCGAGGGCCTGTGTAGCCACGTGGCGATTATCGCCGATGGCTCCGTGCGCGCCTCCGGAACTCTGAATGAGGTTCGCATGCAAGGTTCGCTGTCGGACACCTTCATCGAGCTCGTAGGTGCCCGCGACATCGACGAGTCCTCCCTGGGGTGGTTGCGATGA
- a CDS encoding adenylosuccinate synthase yields MAAIVIVGAQWGDEGKGKATDILGGRVDYVVKPNGGNNAGHTVVVGGEKYELKLLPAGVLSENAVPILGNGVVINLEALFEEIDGLEARGANASRLRISANAHLVAPYHQILDRVQERFLGKRAIGTTGRGIGPTYADKVSRVGIRVQDIFDESILRQKIESALDVKNQILVKMYNRKAIVADEMVQYFLSYADRLRPMVIESELELNRALDAGKHILMEGGQATMLDVDHGTYPFVTSSNPTAGGACVGAGIGPTKITSSLGIIKAYTTRVGAGPFPTELFDKWGEFLQTTGGEVGVNTGRKRRCGWYDSVIARYASRVNGFTDLFLTKLDVLTGIGEIPICVAYDVDGKRFDEMPTTQSDFHHAEPIYETMPAWDEDITGCTTFEELPEKAQAYVRRLEELSGCRISYIGVGPGRDQTITVHDVMDNPER; encoded by the coding sequence ATGGCGGCAATCGTAATTGTGGGCGCTCAGTGGGGCGACGAAGGTAAAGGCAAGGCCACCGATATCCTTGGTGGGCGCGTGGACTACGTAGTCAAACCCAATGGTGGCAACAATGCAGGCCACACCGTTGTGGTTGGCGGAGAGAAATACGAGCTCAAGCTACTGCCCGCCGGTGTGCTTTCCGAAAACGCCGTGCCCATCCTTGGCAATGGTGTGGTGATTAATCTTGAGGCTCTCTTCGAGGAAATCGACGGCCTTGAGGCACGCGGAGCTAACGCATCGCGCCTGCGCATCTCTGCCAACGCGCACCTGGTGGCGCCCTATCACCAGATCCTCGACCGCGTGCAGGAGCGCTTCTTGGGCAAACGCGCCATCGGCACCACGGGTCGCGGTATCGGCCCCACCTACGCCGATAAGGTTTCGCGCGTGGGCATCCGCGTGCAGGACATCTTTGATGAATCCATCCTGCGCCAAAAGATTGAGTCTGCACTGGACGTCAAAAACCAAATACTGGTCAAGATGTACAACCGCAAGGCCATCGTTGCCGATGAGATGGTGCAGTACTTCCTCAGCTACGCCGATCGACTGCGCCCGATGGTCATTGAATCTGAACTCGAACTCAATCGCGCCTTGGACGCAGGCAAGCACATTCTTATGGAGGGCGGCCAGGCCACCATGCTCGACGTGGATCACGGCACCTATCCCTTCGTCACCTCCTCCAACCCCACCGCAGGCGGTGCTTGCGTTGGTGCGGGCATTGGTCCCACCAAGATCACCAGCTCTCTGGGCATTATCAAGGCGTACACCACTCGCGTTGGCGCCGGCCCATTCCCCACAGAGCTCTTTGATAAGTGGGGCGAGTTCCTGCAGACCACCGGCGGTGAGGTCGGAGTGAACACTGGCCGCAAGCGTCGCTGCGGTTGGTATGACTCGGTGATCGCACGCTATGCATCGCGAGTGAATGGCTTCACCGACCTCTTCCTGACCAAGCTCGACGTGCTTACCGGCATCGGCGAGATCCCGATCTGCGTGGCATACGACGTGGATGGCAAGCGTTTCGATGAAATGCCCACCACCCAGTCCGATTTCCACCACGCAGAGCCGATCTACGAAACGATGCCCGCGTGGGACGAGGACATCACCGGATGCACCACCTTTGAGGAACTCCCCGAAAAGGCTCAAGCCTACGTGCGCCGCCTCGAGGAGCTTTCCGGCTGCCGCATCTCCTACATCGGTGTGGGCCCCGGCCGTGACCAGACCATCACTGTCCACGACGTGATGGACAACCCAGAGCGTTAA
- a CDS encoding FAD-dependent oxidoreductase, whose amino-acid sequence MLRVAVVGAGPAGIYASDLLIKSGEEVSIDLYERMPAPFGLIRYGVAPDHPRIKGIITSLHNVMNKPQIRLLANIDVGNDISVEEMREYYDAIIFSTGATGDRPLPIPGGEHSQGAGEFVGFYDGNPDFERSWDLSAEKVAVVGVGNVALDIARILAKTADELHKTEIPDNVYEALNTNQAKEIHVFGRRGPAQAKFSPLELKELDHSDTIEVIVNPEDIDYDDASIQSRHDSKSQDLVCQTLEGYAMRDPKGAPHKLFIHFFETPVEVLADNGNVTGLVTERTQLDGTGNVHGTGEFTTWDVQAVYHAVGYRSDAVAGVPFDERKHVISNDGGHVVDDEGNIVPGLYATGWIKRGPVGLIGNTKSDAKETTGMLLDDWRNGKLAPANNRDVLELLEAKHIDYATWDGWYQLDKAERALGEAEGRERKKIVEWDEMLTHSRAK is encoded by the coding sequence ATGCTTCGTGTTGCCGTTGTTGGTGCCGGACCCGCAGGCATCTACGCCTCCGACCTCCTCATCAAATCCGGCGAGGAGGTGTCCATCGATCTCTACGAGCGCATGCCCGCCCCCTTCGGCCTCATCCGCTACGGTGTTGCCCCAGACCACCCACGCATCAAAGGCATCATCACCTCCCTACACAACGTGATGAACAAACCTCAGATCCGCCTGTTGGCAAACATCGACGTGGGCAACGATATTTCTGTTGAAGAAATGCGCGAATACTACGACGCCATCATCTTCTCCACCGGCGCCACCGGCGACCGCCCATTGCCCATCCCCGGCGGTGAACACTCCCAAGGCGCCGGCGAATTCGTTGGCTTCTATGACGGCAACCCCGACTTTGAACGATCCTGGGATCTCTCCGCTGAGAAAGTTGCGGTTGTCGGTGTCGGCAACGTCGCACTGGACATCGCCCGCATCCTGGCCAAAACCGCCGACGAGCTCCATAAGACTGAAATCCCCGACAACGTCTACGAAGCCCTGAACACCAACCAGGCCAAAGAGATTCACGTCTTCGGACGCCGCGGCCCAGCGCAGGCAAAGTTCTCCCCGCTGGAGCTGAAGGAGCTCGACCACTCCGACACCATCGAAGTCATCGTCAACCCAGAAGACATCGACTACGACGACGCCTCCATCCAATCTAGACACGACTCCAAATCCCAAGACCTCGTCTGTCAAACCCTCGAAGGCTACGCCATGCGTGACCCGAAGGGCGCACCCCACAAGCTGTTCATCCATTTCTTCGAAACTCCCGTGGAGGTGCTCGCCGACAACGGAAACGTCACCGGACTCGTCACCGAACGCACGCAATTAGATGGCACCGGCAACGTCCATGGCACCGGCGAATTCACCACCTGGGACGTTCAAGCCGTCTACCACGCCGTCGGCTACCGCTCGGATGCGGTTGCGGGCGTCCCATTTGATGAACGCAAGCATGTGATTTCCAACGATGGCGGACATGTTGTAGACGACGAAGGCAACATTGTGCCAGGGCTTTATGCCACTGGCTGGATCAAACGCGGCCCCGTCGGTCTGATCGGCAACACCAAATCCGATGCCAAAGAAACCACCGGGATGCTGCTCGACGACTGGAGAAACGGCAAGCTCGCCCCCGCAAACAACCGCGACGTGCTCGAACTCCTCGAAGCAAAACACATCGACTACGCCACCTGGGACGGCTGGTATCAACTCGACAAAGCAGAACGCGCCCTCGGTGAAGCCGAAGGTCGCGAACGCAAAAAGATCGTCGAATGGGACGAGATGCTCACCCACTCCCGCGCAAAGTAG
- a CDS encoding GNAT family N-acetyltransferase, translating to MQFFCSNIHELTALDLHELYKLRTDVFVVEQDCPYEEIDAIDALKSTIHIRAIEAGQLVGTARVFPRDGMSVIGRFAVHPDFRGTGLAQDLMHQALSLTEGSVWIAAQAALEGYYRQFGFEPCGELFDDAGIMHRPMLRPAAPHAQQ from the coding sequence ATGCAATTTTTCTGCTCCAATATCCACGAACTCACCGCGCTTGACCTGCACGAACTTTATAAGCTACGCACGGATGTGTTCGTGGTGGAACAGGATTGCCCCTACGAGGAAATCGATGCCATCGACGCGCTAAAGAGCACGATCCACATTCGAGCCATCGAGGCCGGGCAGCTCGTGGGTACCGCACGCGTGTTTCCCCGCGATGGGATGAGCGTGATTGGGCGCTTTGCCGTGCACCCGGATTTCCGCGGCACCGGGCTCGCCCAGGATCTAATGCACCAGGCGCTGTCTCTCACCGAAGGTTCGGTCTGGATCGCCGCGCAGGCGGCCCTAGAGGGCTACTACCGCCAGTTCGGGTTCGAGCCCTGCGGGGAGCTTTTCGACGACGCCGGCATCATGCACCGGCCAATGCTTAGGCCAGCAGCGCCTCACGCACAGCAATAG
- a CDS encoding ATP-grasp domain-containing protein gives MFTPEFISTPASNDPTRVLILGNCELGQNLAGAFRGLGVEVIIHDTQLSDPAQLIDVARQVSPHIVVPASDRVSVAALKEIEAIYPNSVAPSSRALEAAYNRETMRTIAAEELGLPTSKFSYADTLEQCAQATQDLGFPCVAKPVENTGGGTMFVLRDPSDVAAAWKHLGNQRIIIERFVDFDAAVLMLAVRSINQGKLSTWFCEPIAQQHYEGELLGAVQPVRLSEPVLDSARSVTARITNAIGGRGLFAVELFLVGEDIYFSGVSPRPLPGGTVTRVSQRFSQSELHARAILGLPIDATLTSPGACAFTNRIPAEIPRERFAQALTVPESDIHFNADGAVATMATADDIHQAWERAIAVREALLA, from the coding sequence ATGTTCACCCCGGAATTTATCTCAACCCCCGCCAGCAACGACCCAACGCGAGTCCTGATCCTGGGCAATTGCGAACTCGGTCAAAATCTCGCTGGCGCCTTCCGGGGCTTAGGCGTGGAGGTGATCATCCACGACACGCAACTCTCCGATCCTGCCCAGCTTATCGACGTCGCACGCCAGGTATCTCCCCACATTGTCGTCCCGGCGAGCGATCGGGTATCAGTGGCGGCACTGAAAGAAATCGAAGCGATCTATCCCAACAGTGTGGCGCCGAGCTCGCGCGCGCTCGAGGCCGCGTATAACCGGGAAACAATGCGAACGATCGCGGCGGAAGAACTGGGCCTGCCCACCTCCAAATTCTCCTACGCCGACACCCTCGAGCAGTGCGCGCAGGCCACCCAAGACCTAGGTTTTCCCTGCGTGGCGAAGCCGGTTGAAAACACCGGAGGTGGCACCATGTTTGTGTTGCGCGACCCAAGCGATGTTGCCGCTGCGTGGAAACACCTGGGTAATCAAAGAATCATCATCGAGCGCTTCGTCGATTTTGATGCCGCAGTACTCATGCTCGCGGTCCGCTCAATTAACCAAGGCAAGCTCTCCACTTGGTTCTGCGAACCGATTGCGCAACAGCATTATGAAGGGGAACTGCTCGGCGCGGTGCAGCCGGTCCGTCTCAGCGAGCCCGTCCTCGACAGTGCCCGAAGCGTGACCGCCCGCATCACCAACGCAATCGGCGGCCGAGGTCTCTTCGCAGTAGAGCTCTTCCTGGTGGGGGAGGACATCTACTTCTCGGGAGTCTCACCGCGCCCCCTGCCAGGCGGGACGGTGACCCGGGTGAGCCAACGCTTTAGTCAGTCAGAGCTTCACGCCCGCGCAATCCTTGGTTTGCCTATCGACGCCACGCTCACCAGCCCAGGCGCCTGTGCATTCACTAATCGCATCCCCGCCGAGATCCCTCGTGAGCGTTTTGCGCAGGCTCTCACCGTTCCGGAGTCGGATATCCACTTCAACGCCGATGGCGCGGTGGCGACGATGGCCACCGCCGACGATATTCACCAGGCGTGGGAGCGGGCTATTGCTGTGCGTGAGGCGCTGCTGGCCTAA